The bacterium nucleotide sequence AATCGGGATATTCGGTAATCATCCCCAGAGCCACGTACCCGCCGTACGATCCGCCGCGAATGCCGATCATCCCCGGTTTCGTATAGCCGTTCGCGATCAGAAAGTCCACGCCCGCTTTGTAATCCTTCAAGGAATTCTTGCGGTTCTTGTAGTTGTCGAGATTCAGGTATTCGAGACCGTAGCCCGTGGAGCCGCGCACGTTCGGGGCGAGGATTCCGTAGCCGTTCAGCATCAAATACTGGAAATTGCGGATGAAATCCGGCTGAAACTGCGACTCGGGTCCGCCGTGCGCATCCACCACGAACGGTACCGGCTGTCCGTCCACGTAGTCCGGCGGCAGATACAGGAACGCCGGAATTTCCAGACCGTCGAAGCTCTTATAGCGGATGAGCTTCGGCTCGCGGAACAGTTCGCGGTCAATTCCCGCGTAGATCGAATGCGTAAGCTGCCTCCATGCGCCGGTATGCGGATTCCACTTCCAGATGTCCGGTGCGCGTGTCGCGCTGCTCAACGCGAGATAGAAATCTCCGTCCTTGGTGCTGCCGCCGTAGCCATACATGCCTTCGAGCGGAGGAGTCGGCAGGACTTTCCTGGAATCGAAGTCGCGCAGATGCAGCTTTCGGTATCCGTCCTCGTTGGTCACCGCATATTGATACTTGAAGTCGCGCGAGAAACCCGTGCCCTCGCATTCCCACTTCGTCTCCAGCCAGCCGTCGTCCACGTAGGTGATTTTCGGCTTGCCCACCGTCATCGTCGCCAGACGGCTCATCCCGTCCTTATTGTCGTTGCAGGTCAGCCAGATGGTTTTGTTGTCGGGCAGCATGGCGGGGCTGTCGTAGAGTACGTCTTTCTTGTCCTTCGTCAGCGCCTGCCACTTGCCGGTGTTCAAGTCGAGCAGATAAAGATCGTTGTTCGCGTTCGACGTGTAATTCACCACGATCATCTTCGAATCATCGGGTGACAGATCGGCGATGGCGTTATAGCCCGGCGCGCCGTCGAAGACTTTGCCGCTCTTGCCGGTGGCGATATCCATGCGATAGATGAAGAAATCGCGGCCGTTCTCCTCGTTGGAACGGTAATAAATCTTACGGTCGTCGCGCGTCCACGTCACCGAACCGTATTGGATCTTGGGCTTTTCCGTAAGCTG carries:
- a CDS encoding S9 family peptidase; this encodes MHRHRMIAAILIVASVSLAVCAQTPTGTPMETPSLLTQGKHIPDIATFLNIGACAPAGRSWDGKDLYFYSTMSGASQVYRLLDSGWPYQLTTFEDGVDFFQLSYGGTMAVVGASVGGDENSQLYLMDVKTGRLVQLTEKPKIQYGSVTWTRDDRKIYYRSNEENGRDFFIYRMDIATGKSGKVFDGAPGYNAIADLSPDDSKMIVVNYTSNANNDLYLLDLNTGKWQALTKDKKDVLYDSPAMLPDNKTIWLTCNDNKDGMSRLATMTVGKPKITYVDDGWLETKWECEGTGFSRDFKYQYAVTNEDGYRKLHLRDFDSRKVLPTPPLEGMYGYGGSTKDGDFYLALSSATRAPDIWKWNPHTGAWRQLTHSIYAGIDRELFREPKLIRYKSFDGLEIPAFLYLPPDYVDGQPVPFVVDAHGGPESQFQPDFIRNFQYLMLNGYGILAPNVRGSTGYGLEYLNLDNYKNRKNSLKDYKAGVDFLIANGYTKPGMIGIRGGSYGGYVALGMITEYPDLFAAAIDVVGIANFKTFLQNTADYRRALREAEYGPLTDPDFLDSISPIYKASLIKTPLLVVHGANDPRVPVDEARQILAAVAQNGIPVDSLIFADEGHGSGKRVNTIAEYRKHVEFFDRFLKPAAKKEK